Proteins co-encoded in one Papaver somniferum cultivar HN1 chromosome 5, ASM357369v1, whole genome shotgun sequence genomic window:
- the LOC113283752 gene encoding CBL-interacting serine/threonine-protein kinase 14-like has product MEEETESSPCDISPITQQILFEKYEIGRLLGCGAFAKVYHARNIQTGESVAIKAISKQKIVKSGFMPNIKREISIMRQLHHPYIVTLFEVLATKAKIYFVMEFVKGGELFSEISKCRFSEDLSRRYFQQLISAVGYCHSHGVFHRDLKPENLLIDEKGDLKVSDFGLSAVTSQVHNDGLLYTSCGTPAYVAPEILARKGYNGAKIDIWSCGVILFVLNSGYLPFNCRNLAEMYRKIYRGEFRLPKWTSPGLRHLFSRLLDTNPVTRITVDEIIQDPWFSQGYKEIKFHDCDDNYLTKGMNRKNDCSFLNAFDIISFSSGVDLSGLFQDFDNLAATESDRFVTAETRVNITKKVGEVAARENLTMTKQGRKLSLEGPNGKLFVGIEMYQLTESLAVVEVRSYEGVWKRRFQPHLNTLIYHPEASA; this is encoded by the coding sequence atggaagaagaaacagAATCATCACCTTGTGATATTTCACCAATAACCCAACAAATTTTGTTCGAAAAATACGAGATTGGTCGACTACTGGGTTGCGGTGCATTTGCTAAAGTATATCACGCAAGAAACATACAAACAGGGGAAAGTGTAGCAATAAAAGCAATCAGCAAACAGAAAATCGTCAAGAGTGGATTCATGCCGAACATCAAGAGAGAAATATCGATTATGCGACAACTGCATCATCCATATATCGTCACATTATTCGAAGTGTTGGCAACCAAAGCTAAGATTTATTTCGTAATGGAGTTTGTCAAAGGTGGTGAACTTTTTTCCGAGATATCGAAATGTAGATTTAGCGAAGATTTAAGTCGACGGTATTTCCAACAATTGATATCAGCCGTTGGTTATTGTcattctcatggtgtttttcacCGTGATCTCAAACCGGAAAATTTGCTTATTGATGAGAAGGGTGATCTAAAGGTGTCGGATTTCGGTCTAAGTGCGGTCACGTCACAGGTTCATAACGACGGATTGTTGTATACTTCATGTGGAACACCGGCATATGTGGCTCCGGAAATATTAGCCAGAAAAGGTTACAACGGGGCAAAGATTGATATATGGTCATGTGGTGTTATTTTGTTTGTGCTGAATTCTGGTTATCTTCCTTTCAACTGCCGGAACTTAGCGGAGATGTATCGGAAAATATATAGAGGTGAGTTTCGTTTACCTAAATGGACATCACCGGGTTTACGACATCTTTTTTCACGACTTCTCGACACGAATCCGGTTACTAGGATTACCGTCGATGAAATCATCCAAGACCCTTGGTTTTCACAAGGTTATAAAGAGATCAAGTTCCATGACTGTGATGATAATTATTTAACCAAGGGAATGAACCGTAAAAACGACTGTTCGTTCTTGAATGCGTTTGATATCATCTCATTCTCTTCAGGGGTCGACTTATCAGGTTTGTTTCAGGATTTTGACAACTTGGCCGCAACAGAAAGTGATCGGTTCGTTACTGCCGAGACACGGGTGAACATAACAAAAAAGGTCGGTGAAGTCGCAGCTAGAGAGAATCTGACGATGACGAAACAGGGTCGCAAACTAAGTTTGGAAGGTCCAAACGGAAAGTTATTTGTCGGTATCGAAATGTATCAGTTGACGGAAAGTTTAGCCGTTGTGGAAGTACGATCATATGAAGGCGTCTGGAAGAGGAGATTTCAGCCGCACCTTAATACGCTGATTTACCACCCGGAAGCAAGTGCCTAG
- the LOC113278202 gene encoding CBL-interacting serine/threonine-protein kinase 14-like produces the protein MKENSESSSEYGDISPIPENILFAKYEIGRLLGCGAFAKVYQARNIQTGQTVAIKAISKQKIVQEGFVSNIKKEISIMRKLHHTYIIKLFEVLATKAKIYFVMEFVTGGELFAKIPKCRCREDLTRRYFQQLISAVGYCHSHGVFHRDLKPENLLIDANGDLKVSDFGLSAITSQNRVLYTCCGTPAYVAPEILARRGYNGSKIDIWSCGVILFLLNSGYLPFDCKSLPGIYEKIHKGEYCVPKRTSPGLRHLFSRLLDTNPATRITVDEIIQDPWFSKGYKEIKFHDYDDKYLTKGMNPQNDSLNAFDIISFSRGIDLSGLFESFDKSVAVESDRFITAETPENIATKIGEVAAGAKLTMTKHGDWKLNLEGPSGKLFVGIEMYRLTESLAVVEVRSYEGVWEKRFQPLLSTLIYNPETSAE, from the coding sequence ATGAAAGAAAATTCAGAATCATCATCAGAATACGGTGACATCTCACCCATCCCCGAAAACATTTTATTCGCGAAATATGAGATCGGTCGTCTACTCGGTTGCGGTGCATTTGCAAAAGTATATCAAGCAAGAAATATACAGACCGGGCAAACTGTAGCAATAAAAGCCATCAGCAAACAAAAAATCGTACAAGAAGGATTCGTGTCGAATATCAAGAAAGAAATCTCGATCATGCGAAAGTTGCATCATACGTATATCATCAAATTATTCGAAGTGTTGGCAACCAAAGCAAAGATATATTTCGTAATGGAGTTTGTCACAGGTGGTGAACTTTTCGCCAAGATACCGAAATGTAGATGTCGAGAAGATTTAACTCGACGATACTTTCAGCAGTTGATATCAGCTGTTGGTTATTGTcattctcatggtgttttccacCGTGATCTTAAACCGGAAAATTTGTTGATCGATGCTAATGGTGATTTAAAGGTGTCAGATTTTGGTCTTAGTGCGATCACGTCGCAGAACAGGGTTTTGTATACATGTTGCGGAACACCGGCATATGTGGCTCCAGAAATATTAGCTAGAAGAGGTTACAATGGGTCGAAGATTGATATATGGTCATGCGGTGTTATACTGTTTTTGCTTAACTCTGGTTATCTTCCTTTTGATTGCAAGAGTCTGCCGGGTATTTACGAGAAAATACATAAAGGCGAGTATTGTGTACCTAAACGGACATCACCGGGTCTACGACATCTTTTTTCAAGACTTCTCGATACGAATCCAGCTACTAGGATTACCGTCGACGAAATTATCCAAGACCCTTGGTTTTCGAAAGGTTATAAAGAGAtcaaattccatgactatgatgATAAATATCTAACCAAAGGAATGAATCCTCAAAACGACAGCTTGAATGCATTTGATATTATCTCATTCTCTCGGGGGATTGATTTATCAGGTTTGTTTGAGAGTTTCGATAAATCGGTCGCAGTGGAAAGTGATCGATTTATTACTGCAGAGACACCGGAGAACATTGCAACAAAGATCGGTGAAGTCGCAGCGGGAGCAAAACTCACGATGACGAAACATGGTGATTGGAAGCTAAATTTGGAAGGGCCGAGCGGGAAGCTATTTGTCGGCATCGAAATGTACAGGTTGACGGAAAGTTTAGCAGTAGTGGAAGTACGGTCATATGAAGGTGTTTGGGAGAAGAGATTCCAGCCGCTCCTTAGTACACTGATTTACAACCCGGAAACAAGCGCCGAATAA